The Pyrenophora tritici-repentis strain M4 chromosome 3, whole genome shotgun sequence genome has a window encoding:
- a CDS encoding Condensation multi-domain protein, whose protein sequence is MQQLWAQVLNIDADSIGLDDSFFRLGGDSIAAMKLVAEARKQNVHLTVASIFRAPVLVDLAIHFQTSYYPAYRSPAQFSLIDPDLLERITSFGMQFQPPAPVDAVEDIRKATSTQRRYLTASELIPRPTLNYFFLDLDPSLDVARLENSCRLLARHFVILRTHFAYFQGHLLQIVLRKFEVPFETIEVSGPIEDDSNAVVLRDISHSSTLGVPTSFIFVQNPLKAARLIIRLSHAQYDGVCFPIILDTLASLYRGDPLSTPLDFSAYVAYSHQRAPISIQYWKNLLRGSHVTRVPPNLSMTASNNRGPSKIFQERSILIPQLPDRITTASLVSSAWAIVFSHISGQSDVVYGYFVAGRNSNIPSITDIVGPCVNIIPVRVDVSAARTATNLLLSIQEQHISLGESDSLDFDELVEKCTDWDADTTFDSYLQHEGHQQNSNFEIAGGSSKLQFFQNPFVIPPKLFVFSQMQAGILNVSITSSTHFLTVSFVEKLLNMLCEVILKLSVNTQMTIESCKLSLSSYT, encoded by the coding sequence atGCAGCAGCTGTGGGCGCAGGTGCTCAACATCGACGCAGACAGCATCGGGCTGGACGACAGCTTCTTCCGCCTGGGCGGCGACTCGATCGCAGCCATGAAGCTGGTGGCCGAGGCACGCAAGCAGAATGTTCACCTTACCGTCGCATCCATCTTCCGAGCTCCAGTCTTAGTTGATCTTGCCATTCATTTTCAGACTTCTTATTATCCGGCCTATCGATCCCCGGCCCAGTTCTCTCTAATAGATCCTGATCTCTTAGAGCGTATAACTTCCTTTGGCATGCAATTTCAGCCTCCTGCACCTGTTGATGCCGTCGAAGACATTCGAAAAGCCACATCCACCCAGAGAAGATACCTTACTGCGTCTGAACTCATCCCTCGTCCGACTTTGAACTATTTCTTTCTCGATCTCGATCCAAGCTTAGATGTGGCCCGTTTAGAGAACAGCTGCCGTTTGCTTGCACGTCATTTCGTAATTCTTCGGACACATTTTGCCTACTTTCAAGGCCACCTACTACAGATCGTTCTTCGCAAATTCGAAGTACCGTTTGAGACAATTGAGGTCAGTGGGCCTATTGAAGACGACTCAAATGCTGTGGTTCTACGCGACATCAGTCATTCATCAACGCTCGGCGTACCGACTTCGTTTATCTTTGTCCAGAATCCCTTGAAGGCCGCTCGACTAATCATTCGTCTGTCTCATGCTCAGTACGATGGCGTGTGTTTTCCAATCATTCTCGACACGCTCGCATCGCTCTATCGTGGCGATCCTTTAAGCACTCCCCTGGACTTCTCAGCCTATGTTGCATACTCTCATCAAAGAGCCCCCATATCTATCCAGTATTGGAAAAACCTTCTCAGAGGCTCACACGTCACCAGAGTTCCCCCGAACCTGTCTATGACGGCTAGCAACAACAGAGGACCATCCAAAATCTTCCAAGAACGTTCCATACTCATACCTCAGCTCCCTGACCGAATAACCACTGCGTCTCTTGTCAGTTCTGCTTGGGCAATAGTTTTTTCTCACATCAGCGGACAGAGTGATGTAGTCTACGGATACTTTGTCGCCGGAAGAAACTCCAATATCCCAAGCATTACAGATATAGTCGGTCCCTGCGTCAACATCATTCCAGTTCGGGTGGATGTCTCTGCAGCGAGAACAGCAACGAACCTTCTCCTTTCCATCCAAGAACAGCATATTTCCCTTGGAGAATCAGACTCCCTTGATTTCGATGAACTCGTCGAAAAATGCACCGATTGGGATGCTGATACGACTTTCGATTCGTATCTTCAACATGAAGGCCATCAACAAAATTCCAATTTCGAAATCGCCGGAGGATCATCCAAGCTACAATTCTTCCAAAACCCTTTTGTAATACCACCCAAGCTATTCGTCTTCTCTCAAATGCAGGCTGGCATTTTAAATGTCTCAATCACTAGTAGTACGCATTTCCTCACGGTCTCATTTGTGGAGAAGTTATTGAATATGCTTTGCGAAGTAATCTTGAAGCTATCAGTTAACACTCAGATGACAATAGAGTCATGCAAGCTCTCTTTGTCGTCCTATACCTAG
- a CDS encoding EntF, Non-ribosomal peptide synthetase module protein, whose product MASDTTTSTLIRAAWAIVAGNYTSSDDVVFGATVTGRNAPVAGIEDIVGPAIATVPVRVRLPRDWTVPALLAAVQQQATEMIPYEQTGLQRIAKMGADAQHACGFQTLLIVQPADDGLESDKSLGRWQTKSELQDFTTYALMVQCTLATERVQITASFDPQVIEQWQVQRMLGQLGFVAQQLAEAGGKTTVAEIDTLTPEDRQQLWKWNGEVPPVVERCVHELFVEQARARPDAAAICAWDGEMKYGELDELSSRLAGYLVGLGVGPEAIVPLCFEKSMWTVVAMLAVLKAGGAFAPLDPEHPASRHEEIFRQTGARVVLASAQHSTLCSGGNRTVVVVSKASFDRLSSASDKANVISKPSSIAYVMFTSGSTGTPKGVVLEHRAISTSCLTHGEAFGFSPSTRSLQFAAYTFDACITEIITALLFGACICVPSELDRRNDLSNISNTLKVSWALLTPTVARTLDPKTIPSLRTLVLGGEQVSRVDWERWSHLEKQITGYGPSECCVLCNFYSGTLGFYTGLLGKSVASVSWVVDPNDHNKLAPLGAVGELLVEGPILARGYLNDAEKTAAAFIDDPAWLLEGCDQHAGRRGRLYKTGDLVHYDADGNLVYVNRKDAQVKVRGQRVELGEIEHHVRECMPEVGRMAVEVIMPGDDKDKATVAVFVEQKEEEVSDGDGSSARVFFPPRWTASSASGCLATWYPESTFQSRSFP is encoded by the coding sequence ATGGCATCCGATACCACTACATCAACGCTGATCCGCGCGGCGTGGGCTATTGTTGCGGGTAACTACACCAGCTCAGACGACGTCGTCTTTGGCGCCACGGTGACGGGCCGCAACGCGCCGGTGGCAGGCATTGAGGATATAGTGGGCCCGGCAATTGCGACGGTGCCTGTGCGGGTGCGTTTACCAAGAGACTGGACCGTACCAGCCCTCCTTGCTGCTGTGCAACAACAGGCAACCGAGATGATCCCATACGAGCAGACAGGATTGCAGCGGATCGCCAAGATGGGAGCGGATGCGCAGCACGCCTGTGGCTTCCAGACGCTGCTGATAGTGCAGCCAGCTGATGACGGTCTAGAGAGCGACAAGTCACTAGGAAGATGGCAGACCAAGTCAGAGCTGCAGGACTTCACGACTTACGCACTGATGGTGCAGTGCACGCTAGCTACGGAGCGAGTGCAGATCACGGCCAGCTTTGATCCACAGGTCATCGAGCAGTGGCAAGTGCAGAGGATGCTGGGCCAGCTTGGCTTCGTCGCGCAGCAGCTGGCGGAAGCCGGTGGCAAGACGACAGTTGCTGAGATTGATACGCTCACTCCCGAGGACAGACAACAGCTGTGGAAGTGGAATGGAGAGGTTCCTCCGGTGGTGGAGCGGTGCGTGCACGAGCTGTTTGTGGAGCAGGCGCGGGCACGACCTGACGCGGCGGCCATCTGCGCGTGGGACGGCGAGATGAAGTACGGCGAGCTGGACGAGCTGTCGTCCAGGCTGGCCGGCTACCTAGTGGGTTTGGGCGTCGGGCCCGAAGCCATTGTTCCTCTGTGCTTCGAGAAGTCGATGTGGACGGTGGTGGCCATGCTGGCAGTGCTCAAGGCTGGCGGCGCCTTCGCTCCCCTGGACCCAGAACACCCAGCAAGTCGGCACGAGGAGATCTTCCGGCAGACTGGCGCCAGAGTGGTGCTTGCTTCGGCACAGCACTCGACGCTCTGCAGCGGCGGCAACCGCACCGTCGTGGTGGTCAGCAAGGCCTCTTTCGATAGACTGTCAAGCGCAAGCGACAAGGCCAACGTGATATCGAAGCCAAGTAGTATTGCGTACGTCATGTTCACTTCAGGCAGCACAGGAACACCCAAAGGAGTCGTCCTAGAACACAGAGCAATTTCAACAAGCTGTCTCACCCATGGAGAGGCGTTTGGCTTCTCGCCTAGCACTCGAAGCCTTCAGTTTGCTGCCTACACCTTTGACGCGTGCATCACGGAGATCATCACGGCCCTTTTGTTTGGCGCATGCATTTGCGTTCCCTCCGAGCTGGACAGACGCAACGACTTGTCGAACATTTCAAACACCTTGAAAGTAAGTTGGGCATTGCTTACGCCAACGGTTGCACGAACACTTGACCCCAAAACAATTCCATCGCTCAGAACCTTGGTACTTGGGGGTGAGCAGGTGAGCCGCGTTGACTGGGAAAGGTGGAGTCATCTTGAAAAGCAGATAACTGGATATGGTCCTTCTGAGTGCTGCGTTCTTTGCAATTTCTACTCCGGTACTCTTGGCTTTTACACAGGCTTGCTCGGCAAGTCTGTTGCGTCGGTCAGCTGGGTGGTGGACCCCAACGACCACAACAAGCTGGCTCCCCTGGGCGCCGTGGGTGAGCTGCTCGTTGAGGGACCGATCCTGGCGCGCGGCTACCTGAACGACGCAGAGAAGACGGCGGCCGCGTTCATCGACGACCCGGCCTGGCTGCTGGAGGGATGCGACCAGCACGCGGGCCGGCGCGGCCGGCTGTACAAGACCGGCGACCTGGTGCACTACGATGCAGACGGCAATCTAGTGTACGTCAACCGCAAAGATGCGCAGGTCAAGGTACGCGGGCAGCGGGTGGAGCTTGGGGAGATTGAGCACCACGTGCGCGAGTGCATGCCGGAAGTAGGACGTATGGCGGTAGAAGTGATCATGCCGGGAGACGACAAAGACAAGGCGACGGTGGCTGTCTTTGTGGAAcagaaagaggaagaggtttCCGATGGAGACGGCTCCTCTGCACGCGTTTTCTTCCCTCCCAGGTGGACAGCCAGCTCAGCGAGCGGCTGCCTAGCTACATGGTACCCGGAGTCTACTTTTCAGTCGCGCAGCTTCCCATGA